A part of Synechococcus sp. KORDI-49 genomic DNA contains:
- a CDS encoding peptidoglycan DD-metalloendopeptidase family protein codes for MLTLGIWQGQPGQANNRPLIAELPPLPSLTEEEIASDKMIWVQLQERIGLGSLAELLGLQGEELSRLNEKSEAHLYLSGSWVKLPAEAVEELEFISAVDAESRRTSPPVLAPPPVGNTARVQSGDSLNTFLSRNGLTWDELRSLNPGLELSSMAAGSELTVAKASSARQLLAIRPTVSGGASWPRRPQFETPVKQAPKLLNNSYSWPTKGIFTSGYGWRWGRMHKGIDIANNTGTPIHAARDGIITYSGWSSGYGYLVEMSHADGESTRYAHNSRLLVKKGQVVPQGARISLMGSTGRSTGPHLHFEIRRSGGAAVNPLSKLPTRQA; via the coding sequence ATGCTGACCCTCGGCATCTGGCAGGGTCAGCCTGGACAAGCCAACAACCGCCCACTGATCGCTGAACTCCCTCCGCTTCCATCTCTGACGGAGGAGGAAATCGCCAGCGACAAGATGATCTGGGTGCAGCTTCAGGAGAGGATCGGCCTCGGAAGCCTGGCTGAACTGCTTGGGCTGCAGGGTGAGGAGCTCTCCAGACTGAACGAGAAATCGGAAGCTCACCTCTACCTATCTGGCTCGTGGGTCAAGCTTCCAGCCGAGGCCGTTGAAGAACTCGAGTTCATCTCAGCGGTTGATGCTGAGTCCCGCCGCACATCGCCTCCCGTTCTGGCACCTCCTCCGGTCGGCAACACGGCGCGTGTTCAGTCGGGTGACTCTCTCAACACGTTCCTGTCCCGCAACGGACTCACCTGGGATGAGTTGCGCAGCCTGAATCCCGGCCTCGAATTGAGCTCGATGGCCGCCGGAAGTGAACTGACGGTCGCCAAAGCCAGCAGCGCAAGACAGCTTCTGGCCATCCGACCCACCGTCAGTGGTGGTGCCAGCTGGCCTCGGCGGCCTCAGTTCGAGACACCGGTAAAGCAGGCTCCCAAGCTTCTCAACAATTCCTACTCCTGGCCCACCAAAGGCATCTTCACGTCTGGCTACGGCTGGCGTTGGGGTCGGATGCACAAGGGCATCGATATCGCCAACAACACGGGCACCCCGATCCATGCCGCTCGGGATGGAATCATCACCTACTCGGGTTGGAGCAGCGGTTACGGCTATCTGGTGGAGATGTCCCACGCCGATGGAGAGTCCACGCGGTATGCCCACAACAGCCGGCTGCTGGTCAAGAAAGGCCAGGTGGTCCCTCAGGGAGCCCGCATTTCCCTGATGGGAAGCACCGGACGCAGCACCGGCCCCCATCTGCACTTCGAGATCCGCCGTTCCGGTGGAGCTGCTGTCAATCCCCTCTCCAAGCTTCCAACCCGTCAGGCCTGA
- a CDS encoding peroxiredoxin: MPENGCLRVGQMAPDFTATAVVDQEFKEISLSQYRGKYVVLFFYPLDFTFVCPTEITAFSDRIADFTSKNTEVLAVSVDSKNCHLAWIQTPRNQGGVGDISYPLVSDLKREICTAYNVLNDDGEADRGLFIINPEGMVMHMTINKAPVGRNVDETLRVLQGYQYVAANPDEVCPANWTPGEKTMKEDPVGSKEYFSAIG, from the coding sequence ATGCCCGAAAACGGTTGCCTGCGTGTGGGCCAGATGGCCCCGGATTTCACCGCCACCGCTGTGGTGGATCAGGAGTTCAAGGAAATCAGCCTGTCCCAGTACCGGGGCAAGTACGTCGTGCTGTTCTTCTACCCCCTGGACTTCACCTTCGTCTGTCCGACAGAGATCACGGCCTTCAGCGATCGCATCGCTGATTTCACCAGCAAGAACACCGAAGTTCTCGCGGTCTCCGTCGACAGCAAGAACTGCCACCTGGCCTGGATCCAGACTCCTCGTAACCAGGGTGGCGTGGGCGATATCAGCTATCCGCTCGTCTCCGACCTGAAGCGTGAGATCTGCACCGCCTACAACGTGCTCAACGACGACGGCGAAGCCGATCGCGGACTGTTCATCATCAACCCGGAAGGGATGGTCATGCACATGACCATCAACAAGGCGCCCGTCGGTCGCAATGTTGATGAAACCCTTCGTGTGCTTCAGGGCTACCAGTACGTGGCGGCAAACCCCGACGAGGTCTGCCCCGCCAACTGGACTCCTGGCGAAAAGACCATGAAGGAGGATCCCGTCGGCAGCAAGGAGTACTTCTCTGCCATCGGCTGA